From the genome of Arthrobacter alpinus, one region includes:
- a CDS encoding DNA-processing protein DprA: MNGTAVGSAIGTAGIRVARAALTRLMEPSDLAGMALIAVAGPEDAVAFIRSRAHSSAVLEQEMTAVLSVSGTGRWPGLADALSRWRPRLADLAPERDLYVLERLGGGLLIPEDPQWPSALADLELGAPIALWVRGAVGRIPEQKRCIALVGSRDSTSYGANVAAEMASSLVQRGFTVVSGGAYGIDAQAHRGAISAAAQTGGQNGDPRRGTEEGVPPTLAVMAGGVDRFYPSGNEELLRAITEQGAIVAEVPPGTNPTRYRFLQRNRLIAALCEVTVVVEARWRSGALNTAHHADTLSRSVGAVPGSVYSANSAGCHRLLREGSAVCVTDAADIAELADAVGTNLAVEQEGAPALHDGLGVADLLLLDALPLRSTTTVDKLSVVAGLGTAAVLAGLGRLELLGLAQRANSGWKRNSNG, from the coding sequence ATGAACGGTACAGCAGTGGGAAGCGCCATCGGCACTGCCGGCATCAGGGTTGCGCGGGCTGCTCTGACCCGGCTCATGGAGCCTTCGGATCTAGCCGGGATGGCGTTGATCGCCGTGGCGGGTCCCGAGGACGCGGTGGCCTTCATTCGCAGCCGAGCCCACTCAAGCGCCGTCCTTGAACAAGAGATGACGGCGGTGTTAAGCGTCTCCGGGACCGGGCGGTGGCCCGGACTCGCGGACGCCCTGAGCCGTTGGCGCCCCCGGTTGGCTGACTTGGCGCCGGAGCGTGACCTCTATGTCCTGGAACGCCTGGGTGGAGGGCTGTTGATTCCGGAGGATCCGCAGTGGCCGTCCGCGTTGGCCGACCTGGAGTTGGGTGCACCCATCGCTCTTTGGGTGCGCGGGGCGGTGGGGCGCATTCCGGAACAAAAGCGGTGCATCGCCTTGGTGGGATCCCGGGACAGCACCAGCTACGGCGCCAATGTGGCGGCCGAGATGGCCTCGTCGTTGGTGCAGCGCGGATTCACGGTTGTCAGCGGGGGTGCCTACGGGATTGACGCCCAGGCGCATCGGGGCGCCATCAGCGCCGCTGCCCAGACCGGTGGGCAGAACGGGGATCCACGTCGCGGCACTGAGGAGGGCGTTCCGCCCACCTTGGCCGTCATGGCCGGGGGAGTGGACAGGTTCTATCCCTCCGGCAACGAGGAGCTGCTGCGGGCCATCACCGAACAGGGGGCCATTGTCGCCGAGGTGCCCCCGGGCACCAACCCCACCCGGTACAGGTTCTTGCAGCGCAACAGGCTCATTGCCGCACTCTGCGAGGTGACAGTGGTGGTGGAGGCACGGTGGCGCTCCGGGGCGCTGAACACCGCACACCATGCCGATACCTTGAGCCGTTCGGTTGGCGCGGTCCCCGGGTCTGTTTACTCGGCTAATTCCGCGGGCTGCCACAGATTGCTTCGGGAAGGGTCAGCGGTGTGCGTCACGGACGCCGCCGACATTGCCGAGCTGGCAGATGCTGTGGGCACCAACTTGGCCGTGGAACAAGAAGGGGCCCCGGCCCTGCACGACGGGCTGGGTGTGGCGGATCTGCTACTCCTGGACGCGTTGCCGTTGCGTTCGACCACCACTGTGGACAAGCTCAGCGTGGTTGCCGGTTTGGGTACCGCTGCAGTGTTGGCAGGCCTAGGGCGGCTCGAACTGCTGGGCTTGGCCCAACGGGCGAACAGCGGGTGGAAAAGAAACAGCAACGGCTAG